The Quercus robur chromosome 3, dhQueRobu3.1, whole genome shotgun sequence DNA segment CCAGCTAAACTAAACCTTGATCAATGCTGTCAGATTTTTCTAAACACAGCTCCCAATATATTTAGCAAATCTGctaatatattttagaaattgcACATGGTTGACACCACGATATTACTCTTTATTGTCAAAACCATACTACCACTcattcaaaaagttaaaaactagcCTGTATGGCCAATGATGCCTTCAAGACATTGTGATCATAAACATGAACCCATAATAAAGTCTTTTTTTAGTTATGACCACAAACTCTATAATGGCTTCAGTATATATAGGAGCAAGAATTTGATTTAAAAGAAACCCATTAACCCATTAACAAGATCAAAACTTtgtaaaaagaaatcaaatgaaCCCATTAACAAGAACtgaaatttcataaaatgaataaagaGGACTGAACTTGCACTCTATCAAATCAAATGAAGTAAATTCCAGCAAATGAAAAGAAACCCATTAACAAGAACTGAAATTCGAACAAGACAGGatagaaaatagtgaaaaaaaatttgagaacacTCACCTTAGGGAAGTGGGATTCGTTTGTGTTTtgcttctggttttgagctCAGGCTAATTCAGCTTCAAGTTTCAAGGAGCACTGTCATGGGTGGGAGAGGAGTGAAATAGGGGAAGAGGGTGAAATGGGTTTATGAAAGGACTGGGTTGTCTTTGCCGGCGTCGGACTGGGTGACGTTCCTCGTGGATTTCTCTTCTAAGCTCTTCGCTAGCGTCAGACCTCGTCGATTTCTCTGGTGGGTGAGGAGTGAAtagcaaagagagagaaaaaaaaggggtgtTTTCAGCTGAGCTACAGTAAAATGCGACCCTTATATATTTTCAGCTGCGCTATAGTACTCACATTTTGCTAcagtaattttcaattttcagctatatccaaacggacccctataccagcgcttttgaaaacGCTGGAATAGGTATAGCCtatgccagcgctttcaaaagtgCTGGTATAggttttttaaattatattcattcaACACTTATatcagcgcttttgaaagcgcagGCATAGGCAGTACCTATTCCAGCACTTTCAAAAGTGCTGGTATAGGTCTtgaatgaatataatttaaaagggctataccagcgcttttaaaagtaCTGGTATAGGGCATGCCCTTTCCCGgtgcttttgaaagcgctggtaCAAGTCCGGTGACCTTATACCCACAGTCCAAACATGGCGGTTTGAAGCGTTGGGATTGGAATTTTGACCCTATTCCAGTGCTTTCTAAGGCTATCCCAGTGGTTTTGAAAACGATGGGATAGCCCCATTTTTTTGTAGTGCTTATTTGGTCCCTTATCTTTTGCATGCGcacccacacacaaaaaagaaagaaagaaagaagaagaagctcatGCTTAAAATCTCAAGACTTTGATAATAGAGACGCAACCCAATATCTTCCACATTACAAATCACTACCATTATTAAAAGGAACAGTTCTaaaagctttttaaaaaattatggggAGTTTCAATAAAAGGCCTATCTCTGATTCTAATCAATTCATACACACAATTTTGATAACCACAATGTGGCAACATAATTGTATTATGGAagttttttttaagtcaaaagATATTATACTTCCTAAGTTCTCGACCAACTTTCTCATGTGTAtcaagaaaaactaaaaaaatatgtttttttccttttaattgaTATGATCGCACAAACTCAGAAGGCAGTAGCTTGTTGAGATTTAGATAAGACattactaaaatataaaataaaataaggaacATCTACTGATGGATGGCCTGCCAGCTTAACTATGGTTAGGAAGTAGTTGTATAGAATGAAAAGAGTGTGCAGgagtaaaaaaattaaccttATAAAGCGCACCAGtgaattaatattattatgatATTTAGGGTATACCTAAATCAGcaaatataatttagtatgAGTTTCCCTTAAATAGTACGACCCAATTGCTGACAAACATTCTAGGAATCAAAATGGAGACAGATACTCGAATGCATGATGAAATTCAGAGCTTATCCACAAAGAGGTCAGTCCCGCTGATCGTTGCAATGGCCAAAAGATTAGAAATCAAGTCAATAAGtccacacttttttttatttttttgagaaagaagtcCATACATGTATTGGAGATAATTCTGCCTAGGTTTGGAGAAATGAGCCAAATTTCCTCAAAAAGGGAATTGATTTGGCAAGGAATTTTGGAAATGAAGCAGTTAATGGTTTTTCTTAGATCTGataggatttgaattttgatccTATAGTATCCGTTTCATAATTTTTGCTCTTCATCATCAAGCTAAGAAACAAATCAGTTAATAATGGTCTTAATATTTGATACACAGTAGAAATGAATTTTATCACAGAAAGCAAGGAATTGTAGCTAGTTGAATGTCTTAAAGCagattcgttttttttttttttccagcaaGATTTACATTACTAATGTGCTGTATTACTTATCGAAAAAATAAGAAGGGGTGTTCTATAAAGTACATCTTAGGCTTATCAGTGAATTATTCTGGAAGCGGTTCAGGCAATGACTTCTTTTCTAGGATTTTTTGAGGAGGCCGATTGTTATGCAACACATCTAACTATGaccctctctctctatctctctcatgTAATTAAGCAACAAAATTTTTAGTCCATCAAAATTGAGTGTAATTGCTAACTTACGTAGTCCTTTCAATGCTTAATTTCTTTTAGGTTGATGGGCAAAGTTGCAGTTATAACTGGTGGTGCAAGAGGGATTGGAGCTGCCACAGCAAAACTGTTTGCACAAAATGGGGCCTATGTTGTAATTGCTGATTTACTTGATGAATTGGGGGCTAATCTAGCCGATTCAATTGGAGGCCGCTACATCCACTGTGACGTTTCAAAGGAAGCCGATGTGGAATCAGCTATCAAGCTAGCACTGACTTGGAAAGGCGGACTAGACATCATGTTCAACAATGCAGGCATTGGTGACGCTGGTGGGAGCATCACTAACCTTGACATGGACCAAGTGAAGTACCTAGTCTCAATTAATGTGTATGGAAATTTACATGGAATGAAATATGCTGCACAAGCCATGATCAAAGGCGGCCGAAAAGGAGGGTGTATCATTTGCACATCAAGCTCAGCAGCTCTTATGGGAGGCCTAGGAGGACATGCCTACACATTGTCAAAAGAGGCAATCCTTGGAATGATGAGAAGTGCTGCTTGTGAGTTGGGGGTGCATGGAATTAGAGTGAATTGTGTTTCGCCACATGGGGTCCCTTCGGAGATGCTTGTAAGTGCATACAGGAAGTTCTTGGGGAGAATGGATGTGAACCTCGAAGAAATTAGTAAGATTATTGGTGAGAGAGCGAGTTTATTGCCTGGGAGATGTGGAAGTACAGAAGATGTGGCTCATGCTGTGCTTTACCTGGCTAGTGAAAATGCTGAGTACATAACAGGACACAATCTTGTTCTTGATGGGGGTTATACTTCTGCTAGCAGTAACATGAGTTTCATCTACCAATGttaataaaaaggaaattacAAATAGAATACCTTAGAAGGACAATATCTATTGGTTCAGGAGTATAACTCAAGTCATAAATCACAATACCTTTCTTTACCACTTCTTATACAGAAAGATACAAGCACGGATTTATCATATGCTATGAACTTAAACTCTCTTTACATACTAATGTTGACCTACCAATACTAAATAGATGGACAAGGACGCAGGCTAAATAATACTATGGTTGTAAAATGTGTcttctcaaaatgaaaagtaCGCTCACTATAATTATAGGTTTTATTTGGTTTCTTCTTGGTGTAAATGAGATTTGAACTCAAGTCCATTATTTGACGATAAGAATTTTACTAGTTAATTTAACTGGAATCTACTTTTCATCCATAGTACCAGTATCATAAATTATTGAAGACTTTTTATTATAGCAACAACTATTAAAGTTACTGTAAAGTCTGTAGTATTTTAGACGTATGAGAATGTTAGTTTTAACGGTTATTGTTCATTATTGTGCAGTTACTATTCACATTTGGAAGTATCTCTATATTGAAACTAGATCAAACAACAGTGAGATTATTGAGAGAATGATGAATATTTCTTTTGTGCCAAAATGgtacaaagagagaaaaattaaaaagtaccATGCGTTGTGCGGGGGATCTCATGCATGATATTCATGGCAAAGAATAATTGGACTAGTGTCACTAAATAGGAGCTTTGAGACCCACAACATGGTTATcctaaatattttgaaacatttgTTTGCAAGATTAAATCATTTTATcatattaggtttttttttttttaattattatttttttatatcaaaatcaaaatcagttAGATGATTCAGTCAGTTTCCTCACCATCTACAGTGGGACTAGTCTAATAAACTTTCACTTGAACCGCTCGGACCAACTTACTTTACTTAATAGGCTagaggagagagagattcaaaaaactcgattttctatcTTGTCTTAAGAACCTGactcaaaagagaaaagaaaaccatactaaaataaaagagagatcaCCATTTGAACGTCTTTAGATCCTG contains these protein-coding regions:
- the LOC126719540 gene encoding short-chain dehydrogenase reductase ATA1, yielding METDTRMHDEIQSLSTKRLMGKVAVITGGARGIGAATAKLFAQNGAYVVIADLLDELGANLADSIGGRYIHCDVSKEADVESAIKLALTWKGGLDIMFNNAGIGDAGGSITNLDMDQVKYLVSINVYGNLHGMKYAAQAMIKGGRKGGCIICTSSSAALMGGLGGHAYTLSKEAILGMMRSAACELGVHGIRVNCVSPHGVPSEMLVSAYRKFLGRMDVNLEEISKIIGERASLLPGRCGSTEDVAHAVLYLASENAEYITGHNLVLDGGYTSASSNMSFIYQC